In Pelagicoccus albus, the following are encoded in one genomic region:
- a CDS encoding glycosyltransferase — protein MHTDFCIVVLTDSLYLPGTLKLLESWRHHNQPLPVVALSKDPETLADSRLRAITEKQVLLETDSYRDIQPYKKRRSRRHAETFYKFEAFRDFGYRRNLFLDSDILCLGPVPELLGENDCPLMAAPDTGFRKTRGYKGHLAEVNTGVLSIHRDLLGERTISQLKEIAQNEPGRGGYNSGDQGIVNKWIHRNGMAVSLLTPEYNLIKKDYSDLSGLETCRLLHFCDRKPWIKSLDQPHPLEELWFRGGKT, from the coding sequence ATGCACACCGACTTCTGCATCGTTGTCTTGACCGACTCCCTTTATCTTCCCGGCACGCTTAAGCTCCTGGAATCATGGCGTCACCACAATCAGCCCCTCCCCGTAGTCGCCCTCAGCAAAGACCCTGAAACGCTAGCCGACTCAAGGCTCCGAGCGATCACGGAAAAGCAGGTCTTACTCGAAACGGATTCTTATCGGGATATCCAGCCTTACAAAAAACGTAGATCCCGCCGGCATGCTGAAACCTTCTACAAATTCGAAGCGTTCCGGGATTTCGGATACCGGAGAAACCTCTTTCTGGACAGCGATATTCTCTGCCTCGGACCGGTTCCGGAGCTATTGGGCGAAAACGACTGTCCCTTAATGGCCGCCCCAGACACCGGTTTTCGGAAAACACGAGGCTACAAGGGGCACTTAGCCGAGGTAAACACAGGCGTACTCTCGATCCACCGGGATTTGCTCGGAGAAAGGACCATTTCTCAGCTAAAGGAAATCGCCCAAAACGAACCTGGCCGCGGTGGGTACAATTCGGGCGACCAAGGGATCGTAAACAAATGGATACACCGAAACGGCATGGCCGTGAGTCTACTCACCCCTGAGTACAACCTTATCAAAAAGGACTATTCGGACTTGAGCGGCCTGGAGACCTGCCGACTTCTCCACTTTTGCGACAGAAAACCTTGGATCAAATCACTCGACCAACCGCACCCATTGGAGGAACTTTGGTTCCGGGGAGGCAAAACTTAA
- a CDS encoding ABC-ATPase domain-containing protein: MRSSNELRTLLQRIDGRPYPAYRDIKGSYDFESFTLRIEKVQGDPFASPSRVSVTISHQRSGLPASTFSNKSRRIGSENCLASLFSKACRKASGQRGSGKSGLISIDTPGQEMLERSCLQIGTNETTASFSLGLPANGRRINGRTASELLLNQLPKIVSSALIPRDDDLDTISRYADAAEDADYLRSQLTPNGLVAFVANGAILPRKSGVDQGPLSEAVAFQSPTTLRRSFKLPHAGVVSGMAIPEGVTLIVGGGYHGKSTLLAAIERGVHNHRPGDGRELVVALSDAAKTRAEDGRSVARIDLSPFIGKLPGDRDSSAFSTQNASGSSSQAASIIESLETGSKVLLLDEDISATNLLIRDERMQKLIAADKEPITPFVQRVRSLYRDCGVSTIIVLGGSGDYFEPADLVIAMDNYLPRDLTQEAKKLSGPSQDAAALSPKKLALQPEQSSRFALPDSINPYVSGRGAQPRSKIKARDLRSLGFGKEEIDLSLVPQLVDSSQVRTIGAALRYAVDQRLFETLSLPEALSCVVQKIEEEGLSLLGDYDLAAMRLQDLAAALNRLRSLKIR; encoded by the coding sequence ATGAGAAGTTCAAATGAACTCCGTACCCTCTTGCAGCGCATCGACGGTCGTCCGTATCCAGCCTACAGGGACATCAAGGGAAGCTACGATTTCGAGTCCTTCACGCTGCGAATTGAAAAAGTGCAAGGAGACCCATTTGCCTCCCCTTCTCGCGTGAGCGTAACCATTTCCCACCAAAGGTCCGGGCTTCCAGCTTCGACATTCTCCAACAAGTCCAGACGCATCGGCAGCGAAAATTGCCTCGCCTCCCTCTTCTCCAAAGCCTGCCGAAAAGCTTCTGGCCAACGTGGTTCCGGCAAATCAGGACTGATCAGCATCGACACACCAGGCCAGGAAATGCTGGAGCGAAGCTGCCTACAAATCGGAACGAACGAGACGACAGCGAGCTTTTCCCTAGGCTTACCAGCCAATGGACGCCGCATAAATGGAAGGACTGCGAGCGAGCTACTCCTCAATCAACTTCCAAAGATAGTGAGCTCGGCTCTTATTCCCAGAGACGATGATCTCGATACAATATCACGCTATGCAGACGCCGCCGAAGACGCGGATTACCTCCGCAGTCAGTTAACTCCAAATGGCCTGGTAGCCTTCGTAGCAAACGGAGCCATTCTCCCTCGCAAATCCGGGGTAGACCAAGGCCCCCTTTCCGAGGCGGTTGCCTTCCAATCCCCCACCACCCTACGAAGAAGCTTCAAGCTTCCCCATGCAGGAGTCGTATCCGGGATGGCAATACCTGAAGGAGTCACCCTGATCGTTGGCGGTGGCTACCACGGAAAATCCACTCTTCTCGCCGCTATCGAAAGAGGCGTTCACAATCATCGCCCGGGAGATGGTCGAGAGCTGGTTGTCGCTCTAAGCGATGCTGCAAAAACGAGAGCCGAGGATGGCAGATCTGTAGCTAGGATAGACTTGAGCCCCTTTATCGGGAAGCTACCGGGAGATCGTGACTCCTCAGCATTTTCCACTCAAAACGCATCCGGCTCCTCCTCTCAAGCTGCTTCAATCATTGAGAGCTTGGAAACCGGCTCGAAGGTCTTGCTGCTCGATGAGGACATCTCTGCCACCAATTTGCTGATACGCGACGAACGAATGCAAAAACTGATCGCCGCCGACAAGGAGCCGATCACCCCCTTCGTCCAGCGAGTTAGGTCACTGTATCGGGATTGTGGGGTATCCACCATCATCGTGCTCGGAGGATCGGGTGACTATTTCGAACCAGCCGACTTGGTTATTGCGATGGACAACTACCTGCCACGCGATCTGACCCAGGAGGCCAAAAAGCTCAGTGGCCCGTCTCAAGATGCCGCTGCTCTGAGCCCCAAGAAGCTCGCTCTCCAGCCAGAGCAATCCTCTCGCTTCGCCCTACCCGATTCCATCAATCCCTATGTTTCAGGACGCGGTGCCCAGCCGAGAAGCAAAATCAAGGCTCGCGACCTGCGTTCACTCGGTTTCGGAAAAGAAGAAATCGACCTTTCTCTCGTTCCACAATTGGTAGATTCCTCCCAAGTCCGAACCATAGGAGCCGCCCTTCGTTACGCCGTAGACCAGCGACTTTTCGAAACGCTTAGCCTCCCGGAAGCCTTGTCCTGCGTAGTTCAGAAGATTGAGGAGGAAGGTTTGTCCCTCCTTGGAGACTACGATTTAGCCGCCATGCGGCTTCAGGACCTAGCGGCAGCATTGAACCGACTCCGCTCCCTCAAAATTCGGTAG